The DNA region CTTCGATCCAGCCTCTGGCTGCCATTGGTTCTCCTTTTTTAATTATTCGAGAAGTTTGACATTATTAGGCGAAATTTTCCGCCACCCTGATTATGTCGCCATCCATCATGGGCGAGTAGTGCCATGCGTCACATACAAAGGCGTACAAAGGTCATTCATTTTTATCCGGTTTATAGATGGTAGAATCGCATATATTGCTCTGGAGGATTCCATGACCGAAGTTGTCATCATCGATGCCATCCGCACGCCGATTGGGGCGTTGGGCGGCATTCTCTCATCCGTGCGCCCCGACGACATGGCGGCGCATGTCATCAAAACCATACTCGCACGAAATCCAATTGACCCGGCGCTGGTTGAAGAAGTCTTCATGGGCTGTGCCAATCAAGCAGGCGAAGATAATCGTAATATAGCGCGGATGGCGGCGTTGCTTGCTGGCCTGCCTGTGGAAGTGGGCGGCGTGACCGTCAATCGCTTGTGTGCATCCGGCTTGAACGCGGTCAATATGGCGGCGCGCGCGATCAAAGCCGGAGAGGGGGATGTGTACATCGCGGGCGGAGTCGAATCCATGAGTCGCGCACCCTATTCCCTCCCGAAGGCGGAAGCGGGGTTTTCCTTCGGCAATCTCACCGCGTATGATACTGCACTCGGCTGGCGGTATCCAAATCCAAAAATGAAGGAAATGCACGGCACGGATTCAATGGGCGAGACTGCTGAAAACATCGCGGCGGAGCGTCCGCATATCACCCGCGAAAAGCAGGATGAATTTGCTGTGCGAAGTCATCAACGTGCCATTGCTGCCATTGACTCGGGACGCTTCGCGCAGGAGATCGTGCCTGTCCCTGTTCCCCAGAAAAAAGGTGACCCGAAACTGGTGGATACGGACGAACGTCCGCGCCGCGATACTTCGATGGAAAGCCTTGCCAAACTCAAACCGGCTTTCAAAAAAGATGGGGGAACTGTCACCGCCGGAAATTCGTCTGGATTAAATGATGGAGCCGCCGCGCTCCTGATGATGAGTGAAGAAAAAGCTGGGTCTTTAAATCTTAAACCGCTGGCGCGCATCGTGACCTCCGCCTCGGCGGGGGTACCGCCAAAGGTCATGGGATATGGACCGATCCCTGCCACGCGTAAAGCCTTGCAGCGTGCCGGATTGAAAACGAAAGATGTCGGTTTGATCGAGATCAACGAAGCCTTTGCCGTGCAGGCGTTATCCGTGATGGAAGATCTCGAACTCGACCCCGAGATCGTCAACGTCAACGGCGGAGCCATCGCCATCGGACATCCGCTTGGCTGTTCGGGCGCACGTCTGATGACCACGCTTGTTCACGAAATGAAAACTCGCGGAAATGTCAAATACGGCGTCGCGACCTTATGCGTGGGGGTTGGGCAGGGTGAAGCGACAGTGATCGAATATCTCGGATAAATCCGGGAGTTACAAGGAGAAATAATGAAGAGAATTCTCTTTTCTTTTTTGCTGGTGGTTATGATATCCGCCTGCGCCGCGCCGATGCCCCAGATGGAGCAGACTGAAGCGCCCATTTCAATAGAGCCAGCCGCTACGCCAACCCTCACTGAAGCACAACCTGTGCCGCAGTCTGTTGCAGAGCCGCAGGGTACGCCCCTGCCGGATGAGATCGATGCGCCATTGATCGAAGCGCCGGATATCGTTAACATCGAGATGATGGATGAAGTCTATGGCTGGGCATTGACCGAGGCGCACGTCATCCGCACCAACGACGGCGGCGTGACCTGGTATATCGTCACCCCGCCCGATCTCGCCGAGGCGGGCTATTCCGTCTTTACGGAATTTCTCGATGTCGACCATGCCTGGATACAAGTCGTTGACCCGAACAACTATCCCTATGGCGGTACATTGCATCGCACCGCGGATGGCGGCATGACATGGGAATCATTCGAAACGCCCTTCAGCGCGGGTGACTTGGAATTTGTCGATGCGGACAACGGCTGGATCCTGGCTGATCTTGGTGTCGGCGCCGGTTCGATGGCGGTTTCGGTCTTTCAAACCAATAATGGCGGCAGGACGTGGACCCGTGCCTATACCAACGATCCCAATCTTGATGGGGCGGGCGACTCCCTGCCATTGAGCGGATTGAAGGTCATGCTCGTTCCGCTTGATATGCAAAACGCGTGGATCGGCGGTGTGATCTATTCCTCCGGTTCGGCGTATTTATTCCGCACGGAAGATGGCGGCGCGACATGGTCCCAGCCGGGCATCATCCTCCCGGCAGAAGCGCAGGCGAGCGAACTTGCCATCGAAAAAATCCATTTCGTTTCACCCACACAGGGTTTTCTCGTCATCCGTATGGCAGCCGCTGCGTTGCGGACCATCCTCTATTCCACAGACAATGGCGGAGATACGTGGAACCTGATGCCCGATATCCTTCCGCGCATGAGCTTCATTGAGATTCCGTCAGCGCAGGAGATGGTTTTTTATTCCAGCAACCAGTTTCTCGTTACGAGAGACGCGGGGCAAACGTTCGAAGTGATCACCCCCGATGTCCGCTTCGGGGATACCGTCACCGATATGAACTTCGCTAATTCACTCACGGGATGGGTGATCACAACCGGCGCATCGGGGCGCCGCGCTTTTTATAAAACAACGGATGGAGGTCAGACTTGGTCCCAACTTATCCCCTGAGATTCTTCTTGATCTTGACCCTTGCCGCGCTTGCTTGCGGATTACCGGTCGCTTCGCCCTCGCCGACGGCTGAATCTGTTGAAGCAACTGTCCCTGCGCCGACAGAGGCGCCGGCAACGTCTCCGTCAGCGCTTACGCTTGAGCAGATCAACAATGTGCAATATCCCGTGCTTATACGGGAAGATGGGCTTGTGGTGCAATTGACGGGTGGTAGTTTTCAGCAGGGAACGGATGCCGCCGATATGGATTTTGCGTACGTTCAAGTGACGCAGTTCCATGCATTTGATGATCTGACCGGTGACGGCGCAGGCGATGCCGCTGTGATCTTTTTGGAAAATTACGGCGGCACGGGACAATTTGGCGTGTTGGCGATCTACGCCAATGTGGCGGGCGAGCCCGTCTTTTTGGACTCGGTCCTGATCGATGACCGCCCGATGATCAATAGCATTTCCATCGAGAACGGCGAAGTGTTCATTGATGCGGTCGTGCATGGCTTTGAAGACGGCGGATGCTGTCCGACACTCCCATCCACACGCCGCTATGCGTTGGTAAAAAACAAGTTGCGGCTGATGAATTACACAACCGATACCCCCGGCGGTGACAGGCGAAGCATTGACATCGCATTGCCCGCCGATGGAATAGAGGTCAGCGCCAGTGTGCAGGTGACCGGCACGGTCAGCATTGCGCCGTTCGAGAACAATCTATCTTATTTTGTCTATGATGAGGATGGCAATCAATTCGCGGCGGGACCCATCATGGTCATAGCTCCCGATTTCGGCGCGCCGGGCACATTTGACGAA from Anaerolineales bacterium includes:
- a CDS encoding acetyl-CoA C-acetyltransferase; this encodes MTEVVIIDAIRTPIGALGGILSSVRPDDMAAHVIKTILARNPIDPALVEEVFMGCANQAGEDNRNIARMAALLAGLPVEVGGVTVNRLCASGLNAVNMAARAIKAGEGDVYIAGGVESMSRAPYSLPKAEAGFSFGNLTAYDTALGWRYPNPKMKEMHGTDSMGETAENIAAERPHITREKQDEFAVRSHQRAIAAIDSGRFAQEIVPVPVPQKKGDPKLVDTDERPRRDTSMESLAKLKPAFKKDGGTVTAGNSSGLNDGAAALLMMSEEKAGSLNLKPLARIVTSASAGVPPKVMGYGPIPATRKALQRAGLKTKDVGLIEINEAFAVQALSVMEDLELDPEIVNVNGGAIAIGHPLGCSGARLMTTLVHEMKTRGNVKYGVATLCVGVGQGEATVIEYLG
- a CDS encoding Gmad2 immunoglobulin-like domain-containing protein produces the protein MILTLAALACGLPVASPSPTAESVEATVPAPTEAPATSPSALTLEQINNVQYPVLIREDGLVVQLTGGSFQQGTDAADMDFAYVQVTQFHAFDDLTGDGAGDAAVIFLENYGGTGQFGVLAIYANVAGEPVFLDSVLIDDRPMINSISIENGEVFIDAVVHGFEDGGCCPTLPSTRRYALVKNKLRLMNYTTDTPGGDRRSIDIALPADGIEVSASVQVTGTVSIAPFENNLSYFVYDEDGNQFAAGPIMVIAPDFGAPGTFDETFTLAGIPAGTVIYLEIHDQNAVDGSLFALDVVKLLVK